A genomic window from Blastococcus saxobsidens DD2 includes:
- a CDS encoding FAS1-like dehydratase domain-containing protein produces the protein MTLDRELVGRSYPPSAVYEVGRAKIAEFAAAVGADDPVHRDPAAAHAAGHPDVVAPPTFAIVVSLEAAFVVLGDPEVGLDYSRVVHGEQKFTHHRPIRAGDRLVATTTIDAARSVAGNDLLTARVELATEDGEAVCTAVSMLVARGGGDVP, from the coding sequence ATGACGCTGGACCGGGAACTGGTCGGGCGCAGCTACCCGCCCTCTGCCGTCTACGAGGTCGGCCGCGCGAAGATCGCCGAGTTCGCCGCCGCGGTCGGCGCGGACGACCCGGTGCACCGCGACCCGGCGGCCGCCCACGCCGCGGGCCACCCCGACGTGGTGGCGCCGCCCACGTTCGCCATCGTGGTCAGCCTGGAGGCGGCCTTCGTGGTGCTCGGCGATCCCGAGGTGGGGCTCGACTACAGCCGGGTGGTGCACGGCGAGCAGAAGTTCACCCACCACCGCCCGATCCGGGCCGGCGACCGGCTGGTCGCCACCACGACCATCGACGCCGCGCGGAGCGTGGCCGGCAACGACCTGCTGACCGCCCGGGTGGAGCTGGCCACCGAGGACGGCGAGGCCGTGTGCACGGCCGTCTCGATGCTCGTCGCCCGCGGCGGAGGGGATGTCCCGTGA
- a CDS encoding pilus assembly protein TadG-related protein, whose product MRPALDDRERGSTLPFVLVCWLVAALMAFGGIAASDAFLEQQEVQSVCDSAALAAANQADEAVVYSRGVGTELPLTRAAAQAAVADQLADGGTRLDSWSAETDGAEVTVRCTRHVEIAFGWLFVGGQPLERTAVSSARAPTLP is encoded by the coding sequence ATGCGCCCCGCCCTGGACGATCGTGAACGCGGTTCGACGCTGCCGTTCGTCCTGGTCTGCTGGCTGGTCGCCGCCCTCATGGCCTTCGGCGGGATCGCGGCGTCCGACGCCTTCCTGGAACAGCAGGAGGTGCAGTCGGTCTGCGACAGCGCCGCGCTGGCCGCCGCGAACCAGGCCGACGAGGCGGTCGTCTACTCCCGGGGCGTCGGCACCGAGCTACCCCTCACCCGCGCGGCGGCCCAGGCAGCGGTCGCCGACCAGCTCGCCGACGGCGGGACCCGGCTGGACAGCTGGTCCGCCGAGACCGACGGCGCCGAGGTGACCGTGCGCTGCACCCGGCACGTCGAGATCGCGTTCGGCTGGCTGTTCGTGGGCGGCCAGCCACTCGAGCGCACCGCCGTCTCCAGCGCGCGGGCACCCACGCTGCCCTGA
- a CDS encoding relaxase domain-containing protein: MKIYAGAPAAARQYVEADRGRADDYYLTEGAGVARRFSVTEGRVTELAPLTGDAYETWVVGCDPGTGEPRGQLRGDGHAVRFVEVVVNGPKTWSLAAALHPDIATAYDAAQARAAGQIIGWLGQHATTRVGPRGGQVQVPVEVAEAVTVAHYTSRAGDPHRHLHLQINARVFAAGKWRGLHTVGVRDSLAAINGIGHAAVACDPQFRAALAAHGYALNAGGEIRQLANFVGAFSARAAQIARNIDTYERDWAAAHPGESPGSALRRSWDARAWAAGRPDKVLPQPGEDLTARWLAELVALGYRDRNVPTGLTPTPVGSLDREQVADRVLARLAAARSAWNAADVRGEVEQLLAAAGIVTDPAVRMELAEDLTARAMGRCVPLLDRHSPVGGLPEHIRVWTSAPVLAVEADLTARLASRATERPAGVPDTDPIPPVDVTAGATRLDAGQAAAVAALAGRRRLVVIEGAAGAGKTTTLAATRTLLAEQGRRLMVVTPTLKAAKVAAAEVGAVAGSAARLAFEHGWRWNDDGAWTRLAVGHPDPVTGRAYDGPTDRARLRAGDLLVVDEAGMLDQDTARALLTIADECQVHLALLGDRHQLAAVGRGGVLDLAAAQVDPTEHLTLVGVHRFTRTDATGRTAPDTDYADLTLDMRAGTNPGTVFDALLARKQIRLHPDPEALREALAADAADGYTAGERVAVVVATREQAAALNAAIRDRLVTDGRVDDRHVVVTGAGERIGVGDQIATRRNNRHLQVANRDVWTVTGVDRDGGLLVTPAGTPHVTPTGGLFAAVTPAVTPAVTPAGTGARVLPADYVTAHVELAYATTAHGAQGDTVTAAHLVVGEETGAAAAYVGMTRGRTANTAHLVATETAEAREQWLAVFARDRADLGPAHAARLAATEATRYATPRPLEQALADLHSAWTAEQRCLDRPAHDLPRRDALREIVALESAHADRAAALTDAYRQTGIDARHATAGVDASGAEVTAETDRIRDTLLDSWDTGRDAARDAAQVVLDGPGPLQLRRAAVNRAGKQLTDWADAWRPYLPAMPTEPQQIARLADRSDDRPRLWTAFDSYARHHAERAHPEHAQLRAVAATAQEAHRHAGAAVADARRAHEDRLARFGSLAWTLDPAERLADTDRRIAASHTELAAVRARIARLTVEPALLTQPADRLAHERDTWRAHQDADPNPHRSAAPLLTAPEPGVRLPRPEDHTPLTRRTAAGPGIGR, translated from the coding sequence ATGAAGATCTACGCCGGCGCGCCGGCGGCTGCCCGGCAGTACGTGGAGGCCGACCGGGGCCGGGCGGATGACTACTACCTCACCGAGGGCGCCGGCGTCGCCCGCCGGTTCAGCGTCACCGAGGGGCGGGTGACCGAGCTGGCGCCGCTGACCGGCGACGCCTACGAGACGTGGGTGGTCGGCTGCGATCCGGGCACCGGCGAGCCGCGGGGGCAGCTGCGCGGCGACGGGCATGCGGTGCGGTTCGTCGAGGTGGTGGTCAACGGCCCGAAGACCTGGTCGCTGGCGGCCGCGCTGCATCCGGACATCGCGACTGCGTATGACGCGGCCCAGGCCCGGGCGGCCGGGCAGATCATCGGCTGGCTGGGGCAGCACGCCACCACCCGGGTCGGTCCGCGCGGTGGGCAGGTGCAGGTGCCGGTCGAGGTGGCCGAGGCGGTGACGGTGGCGCACTACACGTCGCGGGCCGGGGATCCGCACCGCCATCTGCACCTGCAGATCAACGCCCGGGTGTTCGCGGCCGGGAAATGGCGCGGCCTGCACACCGTCGGCGTCCGCGATTCTCTCGCCGCAATCAACGGTATTGGGCACGCCGCGGTCGCCTGCGACCCGCAATTCCGGGCCGCACTCGCCGCCCACGGATATGCATTGAATGCCGGTGGGGAGATACGGCAGCTTGCGAATTTTGTGGGCGCCTTCAGCGCACGGGCCGCGCAGATCGCCCGGAACATCGACACCTACGAACGAGACTGGGCCGCGGCACATCCCGGGGAATCCCCCGGCTCGGCGTTGCGCCGTTCCTGGGACGCACGAGCGTGGGCAGCGGGCCGCCCGGACAAGGTGTTGCCGCAGCCGGGGGAGGACCTCACGGCACGGTGGCTGGCCGAGCTGGTCGCCCTGGGCTACCGCGACCGGAACGTTCCCACCGGCCTGACACCTACCCCGGTCGGCAGCCTGGACCGGGAACAGGTGGCCGACCGGGTGCTGGCCCGGCTGGCCGCCGCTCGGTCGGCGTGGAACGCCGCCGACGTGCGCGGGGAGGTCGAACAGCTGCTCGCCGCCGCCGGCATCGTCACCGACCCGGCGGTGCGCATGGAGCTCGCCGAGGACCTCACCGCCCGCGCGATGGGCCGGTGCGTGCCGCTGCTGGACCGCCACAGCCCTGTCGGTGGGCTGCCCGAGCACATCCGGGTCTGGACCTCCGCGCCGGTGCTCGCCGTCGAGGCCGACCTCACCGCCCGCCTCGCCTCCCGCGCCACCGAGCGGCCGGCCGGCGTCCCGGACACCGACCCGATCCCGCCGGTCGACGTCACAGCCGGTGCCACCCGGCTGGATGCCGGGCAGGCCGCGGCGGTCGCCGCGCTCGCCGGCCGCCGGCGCCTGGTCGTGATCGAGGGCGCGGCCGGCGCCGGCAAGACCACCACGCTGGCCGCCACCCGGACCCTGCTCGCCGAGCAGGGTCGCCGGCTGATGGTCGTCACCCCGACGCTGAAGGCGGCCAAAGTGGCCGCGGCGGAGGTCGGCGCGGTCGCCGGGTCGGCGGCCCGGCTGGCCTTCGAGCACGGCTGGCGCTGGAACGACGACGGCGCGTGGACCCGCCTCGCCGTCGGCCATCCCGACCCGGTCACCGGCCGCGCCTACGATGGGCCCACTGACCGGGCGCGGCTGCGGGCCGGCGACCTCCTCGTCGTGGACGAGGCGGGCATGCTGGACCAGGACACCGCCCGAGCCCTCCTGACGATCGCCGACGAGTGCCAGGTGCACCTCGCCCTGCTCGGTGACCGGCACCAGCTCGCGGCGGTCGGCCGCGGTGGCGTCCTGGACCTCGCCGCGGCCCAGGTCGACCCGACCGAGCACCTGACCCTGGTCGGGGTGCACCGCTTCACCCGCACCGACGCCACCGGCCGCACCGCACCGGACACCGACTACGCCGACCTGACCCTGGACATGCGGGCCGGCACGAACCCCGGGACGGTGTTCGACGCGCTCCTGGCCCGCAAGCAGATACGGCTGCACCCCGACCCCGAGGCGCTGCGGGAGGCGCTCGCCGCCGACGCGGCCGACGGCTACACCGCGGGCGAGCGCGTGGCCGTGGTGGTCGCCACACGCGAGCAGGCCGCCGCCCTCAACGCCGCCATCCGCGACCGCCTGGTCACCGACGGCCGGGTCGACGACCGACACGTCGTGGTCACCGGGGCCGGGGAGCGGATCGGCGTCGGCGACCAGATCGCCACCCGCCGCAACAACCGCCACCTGCAGGTCGCCAACCGCGACGTGTGGACAGTCACCGGCGTCGACCGAGACGGCGGGCTGCTCGTCACCCCCGCCGGCACCCCGCATGTCACCCCCACCGGCGGCCTGTTCGCCGCTGTCACCCCCGCCGTCACCCCCGCCGTCACCCCGGCCGGGACAGGGGCGCGGGTGCTGCCCGCCGACTACGTCACCGCGCACGTGGAACTGGCCTACGCAACCACCGCGCACGGCGCGCAAGGCGACACCGTGACAGCCGCGCACCTGGTCGTCGGCGAGGAGACCGGAGCCGCTGCCGCCTACGTGGGGATGACCCGCGGCCGTACCGCCAACACCGCCCACCTCGTCGCGACCGAGACCGCCGAGGCGCGGGAGCAGTGGCTCGCGGTCTTCGCCCGCGACCGCGCCGATCTCGGCCCCGCGCACGCCGCCCGGCTGGCCGCCACCGAGGCCACCCGGTACGCCACGCCCCGACCGCTGGAGCAGGCGCTCGCCGACCTGCACTCTGCGTGGACGGCCGAGCAGCGCTGCCTGGATCGGCCCGCCCACGACCTGCCGCGCCGGGACGCGCTGCGCGAGATCGTCGCGCTCGAGTCCGCCCACGCCGACCGGGCCGCCGCGCTGACAGATGCATATCGGCAGACGGGAATCGACGCCCGCCACGCCACGGCGGGGGTCGACGCCAGCGGCGCGGAAGTCACCGCCGAGACCGACCGAATCCGCGACACGCTGCTCGACAGCTGGGACACCGGGCGTGACGCCGCCCGCGACGCCGCGCAGGTCGTGCTCGACGGCCCCGGCCCGCTCCAACTTCGGCGGGCGGCGGTGAACCGGGCCGGCAAGCAGCTCACCGACTGGGCGGACGCCTGGCGGCCCTACCTGCCCGCGATGCCCACAGAACCGCAGCAGATCGCGCGGCTGGCTGACCGGTCCGACGACCGACCGCGGCTGTGGACCGCCTTCGACTCCTACGCCCGCCACCACGCCGAACGTGCCCACCCGGAGCACGCTCAGTTGCGTGCGGTCGCAGCCACCGCCCAGGAGGCCCACCGGCACGCCGGGGCCGCGGTAGCCGACGCCCGCCGTGCGCATGAGGACCGGCTCGCCCGCTTCGGATCTCTCGCCTGGACCCTCGACCCGGCGGAGCGACTGGCCGACACCGACCGACGCATCGCCGCTTCCCACACAGAACTGGCCGCCGTCCGCGCTCGCATCGCGCGCCTGACGGTCGAGCCGGCTCTCCTCACCCAGCCGGCCGACCGCCTTGCCCACGAACGGGACACCTGGCGCGCACACCAGGACGCCGACCCGAACCCACACCGATCGGCCGCGCCGCTGCTGACTGCCCCCGAACCGGGTGTCCGCCTCCCGCGGCCCGAGGACCACACGCCGCTCACGCGGCGCACTGCCGCTGGTCCAGGCATAGGACGATGA
- a CDS encoding IclR family transcriptional regulator, translated as MVERTIDVLLALADGPSSFGVMSQRTELSKATLHRILGALSHQQFVVQDPVDGKYMLGAGCYRLMTSLTLGRGGIGTISRPGLERLQALCGETIVVHVRAGRDRICVEELASPHPLRYVNGVGLAAPLHVGSAGKVLLAWLDEYTLEQILPVDLPRLTEQTVVDRATLREELKLARQQGWAQSAGERVVGAAAISAPVFGANSEVVASVSILGPSARLTDERLHDLKDPLLNTAQWISRQIQAIDAGAGPTEAI; from the coding sequence TTGGTCGAACGGACCATCGATGTGCTCTTGGCTTTGGCCGACGGCCCGTCGTCGTTCGGGGTGATGTCGCAGCGGACGGAACTGTCGAAAGCTACGCTCCACCGCATCCTCGGGGCGCTGTCTCATCAACAGTTCGTCGTTCAAGACCCGGTCGACGGGAAATACATGCTCGGCGCCGGGTGCTACCGGCTCATGACTTCCCTGACACTCGGTCGGGGCGGTATAGGCACGATCAGTCGCCCCGGGCTTGAGCGCCTGCAGGCTCTCTGCGGTGAGACAATTGTGGTACACGTCCGAGCGGGTAGAGACCGCATCTGTGTCGAGGAGCTGGCTAGCCCCCACCCGCTGCGGTACGTCAACGGTGTCGGCTTGGCCGCTCCACTCCATGTCGGCTCAGCAGGGAAAGTCCTGCTTGCCTGGCTCGACGAGTACACACTGGAGCAGATCCTGCCCGTGGATCTTCCTCGCCTGACCGAGCAGACCGTCGTCGACCGTGCGACTCTGCGCGAGGAGCTCAAGCTTGCCCGTCAGCAGGGTTGGGCTCAGAGCGCCGGCGAAAGAGTCGTCGGGGCGGCGGCCATCTCGGCGCCCGTCTTCGGCGCGAACTCCGAAGTCGTCGCCTCGGTGAGCATTCTCGGACCATCTGCTCGGCTGACCGATGAACGGCTCCACGACCTCAAGGACCCGCTACTCAACACTGCACAATGGATAAGTCGGCAGATTCAGGCGATCGACGCGGGAGCGGGCCCTACTGAGGCGATCTGA
- a CDS encoding tyrosine-type recombinase/integrase: MASIAKRPDGTFRPRYRDENGKEHARHFKRKVDAQRWLDEVTAAMVTGDYVDPAAGKITFKAWFAQWSGRQVWERGTTLAARQAADSVTFADVPMRQIRPSHVQQWVKAMSQPARGRKAGLAASTIRTRYNYVHMAMRAAVVDRIIKSDPSAGVPLPRARRASASMTIPAVDEVGRALSAAPEWFQPFIAVCAFAGLRLGETAGLRLEDVDFLRRTISVRRQLQGENSATTQPVAPKFGSERVVYAPAELMALLAKHAERPGVQREDWLFTNAGQPLNRNSAGHQWRQVRKASGLDGYTLHDLRHFYASGLIASGCDVVTVQRALGHSSATITLGVYSHLWPTAEDRTRAAAGDLMAAALGASADSLRTGRP; this comes from the coding sequence GTGGCGTCGATCGCGAAGAGGCCTGACGGGACCTTTCGGCCGCGGTACCGGGACGAGAACGGCAAGGAGCACGCCCGGCACTTCAAGCGGAAGGTCGATGCTCAGCGGTGGCTGGACGAGGTCACCGCGGCGATGGTCACTGGCGACTATGTCGACCCCGCCGCGGGGAAGATCACTTTCAAGGCCTGGTTCGCGCAGTGGTCCGGCCGGCAGGTGTGGGAGCGCGGGACGACACTTGCCGCTCGGCAGGCGGCCGACTCGGTGACCTTCGCCGACGTGCCGATGCGTCAGATCCGTCCCTCCCACGTGCAGCAGTGGGTCAAGGCCATGTCGCAACCGGCACGTGGCCGGAAGGCCGGGCTCGCGGCCAGCACCATCCGGACCCGCTACAACTACGTCCACATGGCGATGCGGGCCGCGGTCGTCGACCGCATCATCAAGTCGGACCCATCGGCCGGCGTGCCGCTGCCACGAGCGCGCAGGGCGTCAGCGTCGATGACCATCCCCGCTGTAGACGAAGTGGGGCGCGCGCTCAGCGCCGCACCGGAGTGGTTCCAGCCGTTCATCGCTGTGTGCGCCTTCGCCGGGCTGCGGCTGGGGGAGACGGCTGGACTGCGGTTGGAGGACGTTGACTTCCTACGCAGGACGATTTCCGTTCGCCGCCAGCTGCAGGGTGAGAACAGCGCGACGACCCAGCCGGTAGCGCCCAAGTTCGGGTCCGAGCGAGTGGTCTACGCCCCAGCCGAGCTGATGGCGCTTCTGGCGAAACACGCAGAGCGACCAGGTGTCCAGCGAGAGGACTGGCTGTTCACGAACGCCGGACAACCTCTGAACCGCAACTCCGCGGGGCACCAGTGGCGGCAGGTCCGCAAGGCCTCCGGGCTCGACGGGTACACACTGCATGACCTGAGGCACTTCTATGCCAGCGGGCTCATCGCCTCCGGATGCGACGTGGTGACCGTTCAGCGAGCGCTCGGGCACTCGTCGGCGACGATCACCCTCGGCGTCTACTCGCACCTGTGGCCCACAGCCGAGGACCGCACGCGCGCCGCAGCGGGCGACCTCATGGCCGCCGCGCTGGGCGCGTCTGCGGACTCCCTGCGGACCGGGAGGCCATAG
- a CDS encoding putative bifunctional diguanylate cyclase/phosphodiesterase, protein MPEQDVREPARPPVTTRSPWGVAVLALALAVPLGVAVVERGPLSVDVPVLLAVFLTAVVAEWVNVHIEFRHQSFVNSASELVFVIALLEIGGVWTAVTRAAAVGVVLGIQRFSRAKLVFNVAVAIIDTAVAVFVLGLLPVGDVTDPWTWVSCLVAVFAANAVAAVMVAGAIVMTQGYSGRALWTSLLVPVVVVSPVAVLIGLAILLLLHAAPWSWVIIAPLAVALVLLYRRFAAVTREGNSLQQVYEFARRVEEVRPDEAGTRQIVQAVRELLNAERVALWLPPYLDEGPRLVVATESGAHWYDGPGDPDDPLRRRAVLSTDGVIQVCAARADESEVAALARRGVSDVLGAPVTTAAGEPGYLEVCDRRSDLVTFGTSERGALDSMLTHVNAAIRQQQLLTRIRFDADHDRLTGLPNRQRLAAEIDQLLSADPADARAGLILASLGTYADVTDTLGHAASDELLLVTAGLLREHAPPRALLARMEREQFAVLLPGLSLDETERAARRLREAAATRVRVAGLDLEVSLTIGVVAAPVHGTHAGALMQRADVALLAAGDSGGVASYHPVMDQQSLRRLQLGTELEQAMADGQIGVVFQPVIDAQSSDIVSVETLVRWTHPRYGAVPPEDVIGLAEQIGRIGALTDHVLDLALARCRRWLDQGIALSVAVNVSARSLADPDLVDRVRSALERHRVPGELLVLELTESSVVDDQVRESSVLEHLHDLGLRLSMDDFGTGYSSLSQLRQLPIDEVKIDKSFVLTMATSQGESFIARSIIELAHNLGLCVVAEGVEDEMTRNQLTAMGCDKLQGFLISRPLPEDRLDKWLLARTGVRSAAPGAIHRRLFVRT, encoded by the coding sequence GTGCCCGAGCAGGACGTGCGCGAGCCTGCGCGCCCACCGGTGACGACCCGTAGCCCCTGGGGCGTCGCCGTGCTCGCGCTGGCGCTCGCGGTGCCGCTGGGTGTGGCGGTCGTCGAGCGCGGCCCGCTCTCCGTGGACGTGCCGGTGCTGCTCGCGGTGTTCCTGACCGCGGTGGTCGCGGAGTGGGTGAACGTCCACATCGAGTTCCGGCATCAGAGCTTCGTGAACTCGGCCAGCGAGCTGGTGTTCGTCATCGCGCTGCTGGAGATCGGCGGTGTGTGGACCGCGGTCACGCGTGCCGCGGCGGTCGGTGTCGTGCTCGGCATCCAGCGGTTCTCGCGGGCCAAGCTGGTCTTCAACGTGGCCGTCGCGATCATCGACACCGCCGTGGCCGTCTTCGTGCTCGGACTGCTGCCGGTCGGCGACGTGACCGACCCCTGGACGTGGGTCTCGTGCCTGGTGGCGGTGTTCGCGGCGAACGCCGTCGCCGCTGTGATGGTGGCCGGGGCCATCGTCATGACGCAGGGCTACTCCGGGCGCGCGCTGTGGACCAGCCTGCTCGTCCCCGTGGTCGTCGTCTCGCCGGTCGCCGTGCTGATCGGCCTGGCGATCCTGCTCCTCCTGCACGCGGCCCCGTGGTCGTGGGTGATCATCGCCCCGCTCGCCGTGGCTCTCGTCCTGCTCTACCGGCGGTTCGCGGCGGTCACCCGTGAGGGCAACTCGCTCCAGCAGGTCTACGAGTTCGCCCGCCGGGTGGAGGAGGTGCGGCCCGACGAGGCCGGCACCCGCCAGATCGTGCAGGCCGTGCGAGAGCTGCTCAACGCCGAGCGCGTGGCCCTGTGGCTGCCGCCCTACCTGGACGAAGGCCCGCGGCTCGTCGTCGCCACCGAGAGCGGTGCCCACTGGTACGACGGGCCAGGGGATCCCGACGACCCGCTGCGCCGCCGGGCGGTCCTCTCCACCGACGGGGTCATCCAGGTCTGCGCCGCCCGAGCCGACGAGTCCGAGGTCGCGGCACTGGCCCGCCGCGGCGTCTCCGACGTGCTGGGTGCACCGGTGACCACGGCGGCCGGTGAACCCGGGTATCTGGAGGTCTGCGACCGCCGCAGCGACCTGGTCACCTTCGGCACCAGCGAGCGCGGTGCGCTGGACTCGATGCTCACCCACGTCAACGCCGCGATCCGGCAGCAGCAGCTGCTCACCCGGATCCGCTTCGACGCCGACCACGACCGGCTGACCGGCCTGCCCAACCGGCAGCGGCTGGCCGCCGAGATCGACCAGCTGCTCTCCGCCGACCCGGCCGATGCCCGTGCCGGGCTGATCCTCGCCTCCCTCGGCACCTACGCCGACGTCACCGACACCCTGGGTCACGCGGCCAGTGACGAGCTGCTGCTGGTCACCGCCGGGCTGCTGCGCGAGCACGCTCCGCCGCGCGCCCTGCTCGCACGGATGGAGCGCGAGCAGTTCGCCGTGCTGCTGCCGGGCCTCTCCCTGGACGAGACCGAGCGGGCCGCGCGGCGGCTGCGCGAGGCCGCCGCCACGCGGGTCCGGGTCGCCGGCCTGGACCTCGAGGTCTCGCTGACCATCGGCGTCGTCGCCGCACCGGTGCACGGCACCCATGCCGGTGCCCTCATGCAGCGGGCGGACGTCGCCCTGCTCGCCGCCGGCGACTCCGGCGGGGTGGCCAGCTACCACCCGGTCATGGACCAGCAGAGCCTGCGCCGCCTCCAGCTGGGCACCGAGCTGGAGCAGGCCATGGCCGACGGTCAGATCGGGGTGGTCTTCCAGCCGGTCATCGACGCCCAGAGCTCCGACATCGTGTCGGTGGAGACGCTGGTCCGCTGGACGCATCCGCGGTACGGCGCCGTGCCGCCGGAGGACGTGATCGGTCTCGCGGAGCAGATCGGCCGGATCGGGGCCCTCACCGACCACGTCCTGGACCTCGCGCTGGCCCGCTGCCGCCGCTGGCTGGACCAGGGGATCGCGCTCTCGGTCGCGGTGAACGTCTCGGCCCGCTCGCTGGCCGATCCCGACCTCGTCGACCGCGTGCGCTCGGCCCTGGAGCGCCACCGCGTCCCGGGCGAGCTGCTCGTGCTGGAGCTCACCGAGAGCAGCGTCGTCGACGACCAGGTGCGCGAGAGCTCGGTCCTGGAGCACCTCCACGACCTCGGCCTGCGGTTGTCGATGGACGACTTCGGCACCGGCTACTCGTCGCTGTCCCAGCTGCGGCAGCTGCCGATCGACGAAGTGAAGATCGACAAGTCCTTCGTGCTCACCATGGCGACCAGTCAGGGGGAGTCCTTCATCGCCCGCTCGATCATCGAGCTGGCGCACAACCTCGGGCTGTGCGTGGTCGCCGAGGGTGTCGAGGACGAGATGACGCGCAACCAGCTGACGGCCATGGGTTGCGACAAGCTGCAGGGCTTCCTGATCAGCCGGCCGCTGCCCGAGGACCGGCTGGACAAGTGGCTGCTGGCGCGTACGGGCGTCCGATCAGCCGCACCCGGGGCCATCCACCGCCGGCTGTTCGTCCGGACCTGA
- the rpmG gene encoding 50S ribosomal protein L33: protein MAATDVRPKITLACQECKNRNYITRKNRRNDPDRLELKKYCPRERKHTLHRETR, encoded by the coding sequence GTGGCAGCCACCGACGTCCGTCCGAAGATCACCCTGGCCTGCCAGGAGTGCAAGAACCGGAACTACATCACCCGCAAGAACCGGCGGAACGACCCCGACCGGCTCGAGCTGAAGAAGTACTGCCCGCGCGAGCGCAAGCACACGCTGCACCGCGAGACCCGCTGA
- a CDS encoding YajQ family cyclic di-GMP-binding protein produces MADASFDVVSKVDRQEVDNALNQAAKELSQRFDFRGTNATIAWAGEEGVTLQADTEERVAAALEVFKEKLVKRGISLKVLDAGEPQASGKSYKIGAKIKQGIESDTAKKIAKLIRDEGPKGVQAQIQGDQLRVSGKKRDDLQAVQQLLRGADLDVALQFDNYR; encoded by the coding sequence ATGGCCGACGCATCCTTCGACGTCGTGAGCAAGGTCGACCGGCAGGAGGTCGACAACGCCCTCAACCAGGCGGCCAAGGAGCTCTCGCAGCGCTTCGACTTCCGCGGCACCAACGCCACCATCGCCTGGGCCGGCGAGGAGGGCGTGACCCTCCAGGCGGACACCGAGGAGCGGGTCGCGGCCGCGCTCGAGGTGTTCAAGGAGAAGCTGGTCAAGCGCGGCATCTCGCTCAAGGTCCTGGACGCCGGCGAGCCGCAGGCCTCGGGGAAGAGCTACAAGATCGGCGCGAAGATCAAGCAGGGCATCGAGTCCGACACCGCGAAGAAGATCGCCAAGCTGATCCGTGACGAGGGCCCCAAGGGAGTCCAGGCGCAGATCCAGGGCGACCAGCTCCGGGTGAGCGGGAAGAAGCGCGACGACCTGCAGGCGGTGCAGCAGCTGCTGCGCGGCGCGGACCTCGACGTCGCCCTGCAGTTCGACAACTATCGCTGA